In Odontesthes bonariensis isolate fOdoBon6 chromosome 22, fOdoBon6.hap1, whole genome shotgun sequence, one genomic interval encodes:
- the kcmf1 gene encoding E3 ubiquitin-protein ligase KCMF1, translating to MSRHEGVSCDACLKGNFRGRRFKCLICYDYDLCASCYESGATTTRHTTEHPMQCILTRVDYDLYYGGDTFSVEQPQSFTCPYCGKMGFTETSLQEHVTSEHSETSTEVICPICAALPGGDPNHVTDDFTAHLTLEHRAPRDLDESSSVRHVRRMFHPGRGLGGPRARRTNMHFTSGSAGGLSSSSSQSSTYTPSNREAMDPIAELLSQLSGVRRAAGGQINSSGPSASQLQQLQMQLQLERQQAQAARQQVETGRHATRRGNNPGNTGTTIPPPSTATANTATVGESNPSSSSLSSQFLLARLNEPKMSEAERQFLEGERADHSLFVQELLLSTLMHEESSSSDEEERRDFADFGAMGCVDIMPLDVALENLQLRESSSSGKEPPPPPL from the exons ATGTCCCGACATGAGG GTGTGAGCTGTGACGCATGTTTGAAAGGCAACTTTAGAGGAAGACGGTTTAAGTGTTTAATTTGCTACGACTACGACCTGTGTGCATCGTGCTACGAGAGCGGAGCCACGACAACGCGCCACACCACAGAGCACCCCATGCAGTGTATATTAACCAGGGTAGACTATG ACTTGTATTATGGAGGAGACACTTTTTCAGTAGAGCAACCCCAGTCGTTCACATGTCCTTACTGTGGCAAGATGGGCTTCACAGAAACATCCCTACAGGAGCATGTCACCTCGGAGCATTCAGAAACTTCCACAGAGGTG ATCTGTCCAATATGTGCCGCCTTGCCAGGAGGCGACCCCAACCACGTCACAGATGACTTCACAGCTCACCTCACTCTCGAACACAGAGCGCCAAGAGATTTA GATGAGTCCAGCAGTGTCCGGCATGTACGCAGGATGTTCCACCCTGGGCGAGGACTGGGCGGCCCTAGAGCACGGCGGACAAATATGCACTTTACTAGCGGCTCAGCGGGGGGACTTTCATCTTCCTCATCACAGAGCTCCACTTACACCCCAAGTAACAGAGAAGCAATGGACCCAATcgcag AGTTGTTGTCTCAGCTGTCAGGCGTCCGGCGAGCTGCTGGGGGGCAAATAAACTCGTCGGGGCCTTCGGCCTCCCAGCTCCAGCAGCTCCAGATGCAACTGCAGTTGGAGCGGCAGCAGGCGCAGGCAGCGCGACAGCAGGTAGAGACGGGCCGCCACGCAACGAGACGCGGCAACAACCCAGGCAACACTGGCACCACCATACCTCCACCCAGCACAGCAACTGCCAACACGGCCACCGTGGGTGAAAGTAATCCCTCATCCTCGTCCCTCAGCTCCCAGTTCCTATTAGCACG ATTGAATGAACCTAAGATGTCAGAAGCAGAGCGGCAGTTTCTTGAAGGAGAGCGTGCCGACCACAGCCTGTTTGTCCAGGAGCTGCTTCTGTCTACACTGATGCACGAAGAGAGCTCATCCTCCGACGAGGAGGAGCGCCGAGACTTCGCCGACTTCGGAGCCATGGGCTGCGTGGATATCATGCCTTTAGATGTGGCGCTGGAGAACCTCCAGCTTAGAGAGAGCAGCTCTTCGGGGAAAGAGCCTCCGCCGCCTCCTCTTTGA